The genome window TTTGCCGACCGGGTACGAGACCGGTATCTGTTCGCGCTGACGGGGCTCTCCGACGCCGAGCGCGAGGTCGTCGAGGCGGCCATCGACGGCGGTTACTTCGAGGACGACGAGGCGTTCCGGTCGGTGACGGACCGCATCCGGGGCCACGAGGGCATCGAGGTCACGGACAGCTACGGGACGTGGCTCCTGGCGTACGAGGGGACCGAGTACCTCACGTACGTCGAGTGGTAGCCGGGGTCGGGGACGCCGGCTGCCGGGGTCCGTTAGTCGGTATGCTCGTCGAACAGGTCGGCGACGCGCGCCGCTATCTCGTCTCGGATTTCCCGCACTCGCTCGACGGACTGTCCGTGTGGGTCGTCCAGCGCCCAGTCGCGGACCGCCACGTCGGCGTCGAGGTCGAGCGTCGAACACCCCATCGTCGCGACGACGGTGCAACTGTTGAGTTCGTCGTCCGAAACCGCCCGCGGGACCCGGTCGGACAGGTCGATATCCACCTCTCGCATGGCTTCGACGACCTCCGGATGCACTTCGTCCGCGGGGTCCGTGCCTCCGGTCAGGATTTCGACCTCGTCGTCGAGCCCGCGACGGGTCCGTTCTCGCTCGGCGAACGCCGCGGACATCTGACTCCGACCGGCGTTCTGGACGCAGACGAACCCGAACCGTAGCGTATCAGCCATACCGGACTGTTCCTGGCGAGCGGAATAACCCTTCCTAAGACCGCTATTGTGGGCTATATATTCGGCGGCCACCGTCCGCTCCGGACGCCGGTCATCCGGAGGGACTGCGAGCCGCCGAGTGGGGGCCGTCCGGCGGGAGACACGTCGGCGAACCTATATTCCCTCCAGATTGAGGGCGCGCGCCTTCGGTCGTCCCCGTCCGTGCCTGCCACATGCCGGAGTACCGCTTCGCGTGTCCCGACTGTGGTGCGTGTACGACGGTCGACGGCGGCGTTCGGGAGCGCTTGCTGGCGGTCGGGTGTCCGGTCTGTGCCGAACCGGCCGACGCCCGGGCGTTCGTCGAAGTCCCGGCACACACCGAC of Haloarcula sp. DT43 contains these proteins:
- a CDS encoding DUF7560 family zinc ribbon protein, with the translated sequence MPEYRFACPDCGACTTVDGGVRERLLAVGCPVCAEPADARAFVEVPAHTDT
- a CDS encoding arsenate-mycothiol transferase ArsC, with protein sequence MADTLRFGFVCVQNAGRSQMSAAFAERERTRRGLDDEVEILTGGTDPADEVHPEVVEAMREVDIDLSDRVPRAVSDDELNSCTVVATMGCSTLDLDADVAVRDWALDDPHGQSVERVREIRDEIAARVADLFDEHTD